The following nucleotide sequence is from Vulpes lagopus strain Blue_001 chromosome 1, ASM1834538v1, whole genome shotgun sequence.
CTGTCGGAGGAGCGCGAGGCTCGCCCACGGCGGAGGGAGCGGGACGGGAGGCGTGATGACGGCCGCGTCCAAGCCTCCCGCCGAGGGCTGCCGTGCGGAGGGCCGGCGGGAGCTGCAAGGACCGTGTCAAGTGGTGTCTGTGATGAGGGATCACATGGTGCCTGTGGACGACCACGGGAGAGCTGGGAGGGACCTCCGGGTGCCCGAGGGAAGAGACGGCCTCGAAGGAGGGGTCGCAGGCATTGCGGGGACCCGCCCTGAGGACCGGTGGACTAGCGCGTCGGTACATTTCGCGCTCGTGCGGGAGATAGCTCCCAGGATGCAGAGTCTTGATGCAGACGCAAGGGTGGGGGAGCGGAGGAACCGCTGGGGAACCACAGAGTGTGGTTCCGGCTGAGGAGCGGGGACCCAAGCCCATGGGTGTGGGTCTGGAGCTGTAGAAGGGGATTTGctttggtgggggtgggtggttgACCCGAAAAGATCTGCCAGCGTCTAGTGATCATCACTGGGCCCAGTTCTGGTGACAAGTCAGGATGGAGTCATAATGGCCATTATTACTCTTAGAGTAGCTGTATCGTTATGATAATACTGATGATCCTTAATATTTAAAGCAGTGTTTTCCAAACTCTGACACATAGTAATCACCCAGAGAACTTGTTGACAAATGTTGGCTCTTATTCAACATGGCTAGCCTGCAACCTGAAATTCTGTCTTTCTAAGAAGCTTCCCGGTGACGCCCAGGCTGGGATCTGTGCGCCACCCTGAGTAGCCAGGATTGAGAGCAGGGTTGTCTGATAGagctttctgcaatgatggaGATGCTTTGCTGTTACAAAACACTTTCCCCCATATTGCCTCCCGTGAGTGCCTCCACACTATTATCCAGCCATGGCAGGCCTGACTAGCCCCgcttcatagatgaggaaacagtttCAGTGAACACATGGTTCCAGTGGTACCAGTTAGGAATAGAAGTAGAGCTCAAACTTGGGTCTCTTGAATACTAGTTAGTGTCCTTTGCACTGCATGACCTGGCCTTCCAGGTGACACTGCCTTGTTTCAAACCAGAATCTTATCCCCAGACCCAGTGAATAGTCTGGTGTGATGCTTCTGGTTCAGGAAGAATGCAAGTGGAAGGGAGGTGTGCAGAGACCTCCAATGTGTCCCTTTCCTTTGCTGGGCTTGACAGTGGAGGCTGTGCCTCTGACATCAGATTTGATGACTTCGGGTATTCTGGGTCATCAGTTGGGTACCCATAGGAGGCACTTCAAACTTTGTGCCTGAGCAGTTGttaaaacacagaaggaaattcAGAATTGGAGCTTGCTCACAATAAGGATCTGGGAAAGAGCCTTAAAGTACTGGGGCTGGTCGTGTTGGGAGAAGGGAAGGCTGGAGGAAATGTGTGTACAGGAGTCTGCCAAGAGGATTTTCCAAAGGGTAAAACAACagttttttgggatccctgggtggctcagcggtttagcgcctgcctttggctcagggcgtgatcctggagtcccgggatcgggtcccacatcgggctccctgcatggagcctgcttctccctctccctgtgtctctgcctctctctgtgtgtctctcatgaataaataaataaaatctttaaaaaaaaaaagttttttatttttattttttaacagtttttattattattattattattatttatttatttatgagagagacagagagagaagcagagacagaggcagaagcaggcttcccacaaggagccagatgtgagggacacctgggtggttcagcggttgagtgtctgcctttggctcaggtcatgatcctgggattcaggatcgagttccacattgggctccccttagggagcctgcttctcactctgcctgtgtctttgcctctctctctcatgaataaataaataaaatctttaaaaaaaatggaaaaaaggagctagatgtgggactccatttaggaccccaggaccgcgccctgagctgaaggaagacactcaaccactgagccacccaggcgtctggaGGAACTCATTTTGATATTTCAGCAGGAAGTTTGGACGTTATGTAACAAAGAGCAGGTTGagatcccactttttttttttaagattttatttatttattcatgagagacagagagagagagagagagagagagagagagagagagagagacaggcagagggagaagcaggctccatgcaggaagcccgacgtgggactcgaccccaggtctctaggatcaggccctgggctgaaggtggcactaaaccactgagccacccggtggtTGCCACTGATCTGCCCGAGATCCCACTTTTTGAAGGGATAGAGGAGTGATTGCAGGGCCCTTTCCTCTTTAACTGTCTAGGCTCCTCCATCTGAGGCCAGACCCTTAGTGGCTTCTCCTGTCACCATGTCAGTGGTAGGAGTTACCTGCTTTGGCCTCGGAGAGAGTTGTCCCCTGCCTTCCTTCTGGGAATTTAGAATCCCTGGGCACACATAAGAGATGGAAGAAAGCAGGGAAACGGGACACTGGGTCCCGGGACACTGGTTCCCTAGGATTTCATGCTAGGGAGATACTGGTACTTTGTGCTTCAGCTTGACAACTGAGGAAGTGCCCACAACACCAGGTCTTGGAACAGAATCTACTGCTCTGCCATTCTGCCCTGCTTAGCAGTTTTCACGAGCCTTGCTGTATTTGTCCTGGGACGACAGTGTGCCAGCCAGCCTCTCCGCTTGTCACTCCACCAGCACCCTAGGAAGCAGAGGCAGCTCTTGATTTCCctggaaagaaactgagagaaaTAACGGGTCATCTGCAGGGCCAGGAGCTTATGCTTAACCCTTGGGTGACCAGCGGTCCTGAGGGCATTAATTCTGCCTCCCATAGGTGGGAGTGATTTGGCTTTAGACTGAACTGTGTGACTTGTGTTGGAACTCTGCGACTCCCATGGGGTAGAAGGCATGGTCAGTAGAGGAGAAATCTTGGCTCATATCCTGTCTCTACCACTGACCAGCGGCATGACCTTAGACCTGTTCCTTTTAACTTACTGATGCGGTGTCCTCATTTAGCAGAAGTGTCTAACTGCACAGGTTCAGTTGTAAGGATTACATGAGGTCATAGGTATTCAGAAAATCCTAGAGTCTCTCCCTCCTCATCGCTCAGTGGTGTTGAAAACATGACCTTGGGACCCTGTATAATGAACACGTGGGTCAGGGCAGATGATAACCACCTTCTCTTGAGGGCCTCAGAGGAGAGGTCTGCTGGGCTTGGTGGGAGTCTGAGGCAGGGGAGGAATGGTCACTTCCCTTCGCTCCTTTCCCGCAGATGCTCCATTCTGGCTGAGCTGGCTGCTCTAGGccactgttttcttccttttgtcctcATGCATTTCTGCTCTGTTCACGTGGCTCTGTCCTGCAGGGGTGCCTCCCACTCGCCTCACCTGGAAGCTGAAGTTCCCCTCAGCGCATAGGTGTGCAGCTTGCCCCACAGGCAGGTCCTTCAGTGATGGTGATGTAATCCAGCTTAGTCCAGCTAGGGGGGGGGGTTCCAGAAACCCCACTGTGCTTCTCCGCTGACTTCCATTGTAAAAGCAAGAAGCTCCTCAGGCTAGTTGGGAGCTTTTAGTGGGGAAGGTGGTAGAGGATGGACTCTGTTTAGAAACTTGACATGAGGTTTGCCAAGGCATGGGCTTCCAGAAGATTTCAAATTCTAGATTGTCCCTTTGATGTGGTCACCTCCTTTCCCAGCCTGGGGGGATCTCTCTCAAAGCATGGGAAGCCCCTGACTTCTCACTGCCAACTTCACTTCCCCATTTCCCCTCTGGCTGAAAATGTCCAGTGTCTTGCCCAGGAACACATTATATTGTCACCAATATATCATGGCCTGCTGTTTATAGTTTCTCAGTTGCAACCTCCTGATTTTATACAATTACATTAGTATTAGTTTTGTTTGAAAACTTAGGCAGTGGATACACTTGACATGAGAGCCACATTACAGTGATGTGCCCTGGTTTCTTTCTCAGTATCTTACATCTGTTCCCTAGAGGGATACTGTTGTCCTCAGGAACAGATTGTGAGTTTCTGGAAGGCAGAATCTGTGTCTCCCCTGTCACTTGACTCTCATTATATAGGACAGAGATATGATTTCTGTGCTTAGGGGTAAGAGGGGCCAGACATGTCCTCTCCCCTGTGGTTCTTGAGACTCTTCAGGGAAACCACTTAGCTCTCTgctggttcttttctttctctggactGAGTTATCTAATAACCAAAGAGGACTCTGACCTTTGGCTTGTTCCTAACTTTCTAACTCCTTTcactggagggaggggagaaagggGGGTGCCACACTTTTTTCGAATGCAGCCTGGAGAAAAGATGTGTGGTGAGTGTGTAGTGGGGTGGCTCAGAGGGGCCAGCAGGGAAATCAGAACTAAAGTGAGGGATGGAAGCTGGGAAATGGTGACAAAAGACACCCTGCAGAGGGCCAAAGGTCAAGGCAGTGTCTCCTCAGCACACCCTGGAGCATCCACTAGATCTTCCACCATGGAGAGCTTCCTGCCCTCCAGCAGTAGGAACCTGCTGAGTGATATCCCCTTAGCTTACCCGAGAGGAGAGCCTTGGAGAGCCTTGCATCCTGCCGGGTGGTTTATCCCCAGCATCCTGCGCTCTTGCCTGGGGTGAGCAGAGGAGAAGGACAGCAGACTGTAACACTGGggcccaggcagaggcagggactgGAAGAGGTGGTGGAtcagcctggggcagggagctGAAGTGGGAGTGGAGCGGAGAAGTCACTGAAGTGAGGAACAGCTCCTGGAATTGGGGAAGGACCAatgaaggggagaggagggggtcaCATCCTGATCCTTGAAGGAAGACTCAGGCGAGAGTTGGCCAAGCCGGACTGGGTGGAGTCTAAGCTTCGGGGAGGTGAGAACTCTAGGAGATGATGCCTGAGGAGGGGGTTCAGAGCCTACCCCGCAGAGCAGAGTGCAAAGTTCTGGCCTCGTTCTCTACATCCTCCCACCTGCTCACATCCTCAGGTCTTCAGGCGCCATGGAGGACAAGCGCAACATCCAGATCATCGAGTGGGAACACCTGGACAAGAAGAAGTTCTATGTGTTTGGTGTAGCAATGACAATGATGATTCGTGTCAGCGTCTACCCGTTCACCCTCATCCGCACCCGGCTGCAGGTTCAGAAAGGCAAGAGCCTCTACCATGGGACTTTTGATGCCTTCATCAAGATCCTGCGAGCAGACGGTGTTACTGGCCTCTACCGGGGGTTCCTGGTCAACACCTTCACCCTCATCTCTGGCCAGTGCTATGTCACCACATATGAGCTCACCCGGAAATTTGTCGCTGACTACAGCCAGAGCAACACCATCAAATCACTGGTGGCCGGTGGCTCAGCCTCCCTCGTGGCTCAGAGCATCACAGTGCCCATTGATGTGGTGTCCCAGCACCTGATGATGCAGCGCAAGGGTGAGAGAATGGGCCGCTTCCAAGTGCGAGGGAGCCCAGATGGACGAGGGGTAGTTGCCTTTGGCCAAACCAAGGACATCATCAGGCAGATCCTGCGGGCTGATGGGCTGCGAGGCTTCTACCGAGGCTACGTGGCTTCACTGCTTACCTACATCCCAAATAGTGCTGTTTGGTGGCCCTTCTATCATTTCTATGCAGGTAAGAGGAGGCCAGAAGAGTGAGGGTAGAGGGAGGGCCTGCTAATGGGGCTGAGATGCTGCGGCTCTGTGCATGCTGGAGT
It contains:
- the SLC25A44 gene encoding solute carrier family 25 member 44, which produces MEDKRNIQIIEWEHLDKKKFYVFGVAMTMMIRVSVYPFTLIRTRLQVQKGKSLYHGTFDAFIKILRADGVTGLYRGFLVNTFTLISGQCYVTTYELTRKFVADYSQSNTIKSLVAGGSASLVAQSITVPIDVVSQHLMMQRKGERMGRFQVRGSPDGRGVVAFGQTKDIIRQILRADGLRGFYRGYVASLLTYIPNSAVWWPFYHFYAEQLSYLCPKECPHIVFQAVSGPLAAATASILTNPMDVIRTRVQVEGKSSITLTFRQLIAEEGPWGLMKGLSARIISATPSTIVIVVGYESLKKLSLRPELVDSRHWYCQYC